The window GGATAACTATGGACTGATGCTTGTTGATAGCTCTCTGATCTATTCCGTTGTTGACGTTTTGTTGGGTGGACGGAAGGGATCTTCAGTTCTGCGTGTTGAAGGGCGCCCTTATACAACGATTGAGCGTAATTTGGTTGAGAAAATGTTGCATGTCATGATGAATGATATGTCTGCAGCCTTTGATCCTTTGTCACCAGTGACTTTCCGGTTTGATCGATTGGAAACAAATCCAAAATTTGCAACGATAGGACGTCCTGGAAATGCAGCTGTTTTGATTCGCTTGCGTGTTGATATGGATGATAGAGGCGGTCGTGTTGAAATTGTGATTCCTTACGCAACCCTTGAGCCTATTCGTGAACTCTTGCTCCAAATGTTTATGGGGGAGAAGTTTGGTCGAGACTCTATTTGGGAGACCCACTTGGCAAAACAATTATGGATGACTCATGTGCCATTAAAAGCAGTTTTGGATGAGATGACCTTTTCACTCAATGAAGTGATTCATTGGCAAGTCGGTAGCCAGATTGTTTTAAATTGCGGTGCGAAGGATCCTGTTGAGCTCCGTTGTGGAGATGTTCCATTATTCGATGGAAAGTTAGGGAGATGCGCAGGCAATATCGCTGTTTGTATAGATCGTAAAGTTAAACGACAAGAAATGCCTTAAGGAGAAGGTGATGGAATATTTTGATCTCTATTTTAATTTGCTCTTTATCATCTTGCTCTCTTGCATGATTTTTTATTCGATTCGTTTGAATAAACAATTAAAAGCTTTTGCGGAATCACGTGATGATTTTCAGACCATGATGAAAGATTTAAATAATACATTTGGGGAAGCGGATAGCAATATAAAAGGGTTTCAGAACCTGACATCCGATTCGCACCGTGAATTAGATGAGAAAATCTCTCTTGCGATCTCTCTTGCGGATGAATTGAAATTCATGATCGAGTCAGCAGATCATATTGCGACAAGATTAGAGCATGCTTCTGAGAATAATACAAAAAATAGAGGTGCTGCGCCTGTCTCGCCTTCTGGGCCATCTTCTCCTGTGCCAGAACAATATGCGCCTGAAGTTGACTATTATAAATCATCAAATCCTGCAAGTACTGCGGCCAGAAGAGAAGCAGCAATGTCTTATCAGTCACGTTCAAATGCCAATATGGCTTTCAGAGACCGTGCGCCAGTTGGATCTGCTGGTGTTCAGTCTAAGGTTGAAAAAGATATTCTTAATGTTATGAAAGTAAAGGCTAGATAAGTATGCTGAGACCTGCACGCGTTCGTATTCTTCCTATTTTGATTTTTATTGCGGTCCTTTTCTTGGGTTTCCGGATTAATCATTTTATTGCAGTGCTTTCAGGGGCTGTGAATCCAGATATGTTTTTACAAAAGGCAGATGCGGCTGATCCAAAAGCAGAAAAGCCAGCAGCTGAGCCAAAGGCTGAAAATACACCAGCTGAGCCAAAAACAGAGGCAACTGCAGCCAAAGAGACGAAAACAGAAGCAGCTGGTGAAAAGGCGCCTGCAGAGGCAAAGCCTGAAGGAGCAGAACATGCTGCAGCTGAAGGCGGTAAGGAAGGCAAAGCAGAGAAAAAAACTCCAGAGCAAGAGCTGGAAGAATTAAAAATCAAGCCTAAGATATATGAGACTCAACCAGATGATTTGGCTGCAGCTGATCGAAAAATTATAGAAGAGTTAGGCATTTTAAAAACTGAAATTCAGGATAAGAAACAGGCGTTAGATGAGCGTGAGGTGCTTTTGCAAGTGACCGAAAAACGTGTTGATGAGAAAATTTCTGAACTCCAAGCCTTGAAGAATCAAATTGAGACAATATTAGGTAAGCTTGATCAAGAACAAAAAGAAAAGATCTTAAGTTTGGTTAAAATTTACGAAGCCATGAAACCAAAGGATGCAGCTCGGATTTTTGATAATTTAGAGATGGACGTTCTGATTGAAGTAGCCGATCACATGAAAGAAGCTAGGTTAGCACCAATTATGGCAAAGATGAATGATGGAAAAGCAAAGTCTTTAACGCGTC of the Alphaproteobacteria bacterium genome contains:
- a CDS encoding FliM/FliN family flagellar motor switch protein, which translates into the protein DNYGLMLVDSSLIYSVVDVLLGGRKGSSVLRVEGRPYTTIERNLVEKMLHVMMNDMSAAFDPLSPVTFRFDRLETNPKFATIGRPGNAAVLIRLRVDMDDRGGRVEIVIPYATLEPIRELLLQMFMGEKFGRDSIWETHLAKQLWMTHVPLKAVLDEMTFSLNEVIHWQVGSQIVLNCGAKDPVELRCGDVPLFDGKLGRCAGNIAVCIDRKVKRQEMP